The nucleotide sequence GTCCTCCTCCAGCTGGTCGGCCCGGCCGTCGCCCTCCACGTCGCCGAGACCCTCCACGACGCCTACCCCGAGCGCTTCCCGGTGTCCGAGAACCTGCGCCGCCTGGTCGCGGCCGGCAAGCCCGGCATCTGGTCGTGGAACGAGCAGGGCAAGCCCTACCTCGACGAGTCGACCGCCGCGCTGTTCGAGCAGGGCGATGCCGCGCTGACGTCGGACGAAGTACGCGAGCGGGCGCTCGCCGCGGTCGCCGACGAGATCCGCCTCATGCTCGACGAGGGCGTTGTCGCCGAGGCGCAGGACATCGACCTGTGCATGCTGCTCGGCGCCGGCTGGCCGTTCCACCTGGGCGGCATCACGCCGTACCTCGATCGCAGCGGTGTCGCCGAGCGGGCCACCGGCCGGCGCTTCCTCCAGCCCGGCGTCGCGAGCGTCGTGCCTAGCTGACGGCCGGCGCCGTCCGGCCGGTCCTCTCCCGGATGCAACACCTGCCCCCGAGGGTGGCGTTGACTGAGTAGAGGGAGAGGAGCCGGCCGGGTGAGCACGCCGCCGTTCGAGGAGTGGGCCCACCGGGCCGGGCCCGGGCTGCGGCGCATCGCCGGCCTGCTGTGCGACCACGCCGCCGACGCCGATGACCTCGTCCAGGAGACGCTGGTCAAGGTGTATCTGCGCTGGTCCCGGATCAGCCGCCTGGAGAGTCCGGACGGCTACGTCCGGACGATGCTGGTCAACCAGCACGTGTCGATGCGCCGGTCGCAGAGCCGCGACCGGCGGGGCCGGCGCTGGCCCGGTGCTCCGGCCGCGGTCGAGGATCGCGTGCCGCGCGTCGTCGACCGGTCGGCCCTGGCCGGCGCGCTGGCCGAGCTGGGCGCACGGCAGCGCGCGGTCGTCGTGCTGCGGTATTACTGCGACCTCTCCGACGAGCAGATCGCCGACGCCCTCGGCTGCAGCCCCAAGACCGTCCGCAGCCAGGCGTCGCGCGCCCTCGCCCGGCTGCGCACGACGGCGGCCGTCGAGGAACTCGGCTGAGCGCGGGAGGAGACCCGATATGGACGAACAGGCACTGCGGGAGGCGCTGCGGTCCGAGGCGGCCGACCAGCCCTTCGACCCGGCCGCCGTCGACCGCGCCGTCGAACGTGGGCGGTCCCAACGACGCCGCCGGCGGACGACGCTGCTCGCGGTCGTTCCGGTGGTCACCCTGGCGGTCGCCGGCGCCGGCGCGGCGGCGCTCGCCTGGCTACCCGGCGATCCCCCGACCGCGCGCAGCGCCGGTGACGCCGCCGTGGCCCGTCCGGTCCAGCTGCTGACCTGGCCAGAGCCGGACGGCGTCGGTGTCGCCATGGAGGCGCTCTACCAAGGCACGCTCACGGTGACCGACAACGGCTGTGTCGCCCTCGGGGGCATCGCCGAATCGCATCCCGTCATCCCGGTCGCGTGGCCGCCCGGCTGGAGCGTCGCCAGGGATGGCGACGGACGTGCGGCGCTCTTCGACGAGACGGGCCGGCTCCGCGCCCGCGAAGGCGACGCGATCGGCATCGGCGGCGGCAACCTCGACTACGACAACGGGCTGATGCCCATCGACCCGAACCACCCGTGCGCTCTCGGCGATACCCGGTACTTCTTCGCGAGCGGCGAGCTGTCCGCCGAGGCCCAGCCCTAGCGCGACGGCGATCCGAGCGGGGACGGCGGGTCGGCGGAGGGCGGTGCGGTCGCGTCGACGGGCGGTGGTTGGCCGTCCTCGCCGGGTGGTTCACCGCTCTCGGCCAGTTCGCGCGCCCGCGTGACCCGTCTCCACGCCAGGACGGCCGCGGCGATGGCGCCCGACACCGGGACGGCGAGGAACAGGCCGACCAGGCCGAACGCCGCGGCTGCTGCCGTCGTGAGGATCAGCGTGACGACCGGGTGGAAGTTGAGCGCTCGCGACATCAGCAGCGGCGAGAGGATGTTGCCCTCGATCTGCTGCACCACGACGACGATGCCCAGTGCCCACAGCGACGTCGTGAAGCCGCCGGAGAACAGCGCGACCAGCACCGCCACCGCCCCCGCCAGCGTGGCGCCGACCAGCGGGATGTAGGCCATGATGAACGTCAGCGCGCCGATCGGCACCGCAAGCGGCACGTCGAGGATCAGCAGGCCGACGCCGATCAGCACGCCGTCGACCAGACCGGTCAGCGTCGAGGCGTAGAACCAGTTGCCGGCGGTGCGCATCGACGCCCGGAAGGCGGCATCGGCCGGGTCGCGGTGCGTCGGGGCCAGCGCCGCCACGAACTGCTTCCACAGCTTGTCGCCGCTGGTCAGCGCGAAGATGGCGAAGAATGTCGCGATGAGGATGACGGTGACGAAGTTGCCGACCAGCGACAGCCCGCCCACCGCGGCACTCGTGACGTCGCCCAGCACGTCGCCGAGCCGCGACTCCAGTTCGTCCAGCAGGTCCTGGACGTTCTGGGTGTCCATGCCGAACGGCCCGTCCTCGAGCCAGCGGTTGATCTCGCTGACCGAGCCGGTGATGGCGTCGACCATGCGCGGCCAGGAGTCGACCACCTCGGTGACGACGAAGACCAGCAGCCCGGCGAAGAAGGCCAGGAACAGCAGCACGCACATCAGCGCCGCCAGCACGGCCGGCACGCGTTTGCTGCGCAGCCACCGGGCCAGCGGCCACAACAGCGCCACCTCGGCGAAGCCCAGCACGACCGCCGTGGCGATGAACTGCACCTGCAGGACCAGCCACATCGCGGCGGCGATGGCCACTCCGATGATGAGCAGGCGCAGCGCGATGATGGATTCGGGCCGCAGCCAGTCAGGGTCCGGACGGCGTCCGGGAGGGTTAATGGTCACCGATCACACCGTCGTCGTTCGGTCATGGGGCGTGCTGTCGAGCGCCGCGACCAGCCCGGACACCTCACGCGCGAGGTCCTGCGCGGTGAGTCCGGCGGCGGCGAGGATCTCGTCGCGCTTGGCGTGGTCGAGGAAGCGCTGCGGCAGGCCGTGGTCGTGTACCGGGACGGCGACCCCGGCGTCGCGGAGCAGCTGGGCCAGCACCGACCCGACTCCCCCGACCCGGCCGTTGTCCTCGATGGTCACGACCAGCCGGTGCTGCCGGGCGAGCTCGACGAGCGCGGCGTCGAGCGGCTTCACCCAGCGCGGGTCGACGACGGTGACGCCGACGCCTTGCGCCTGGAGCCGCTGCGCGGTGTCGACGCCGACCTTGCCCATGGCGCCGACGGCGACCAGCAGCACGTCGCGCGTCTCGGCGCGGGCCAGCACGTCGACCGTGCCGATGCGCTCGAGTGCCGGGACGTCCGGGCCGACGGCGCCCTTGGAGAACCGCACGACGGTGGGCGCGTCGTCGACGTCGAGCGCCTCGGCGAACAGCTCGGCCAGCTGCTCGCCGTCGCGCGGCGCGGCCAGCCGCAGGCCGGGCACGACCTGCAGGATCGACATGTCCCACATGCCGTTGTGCGACGGCCCGTCGTTGCCGGTGACGCCGGCGCGGTCGAGCACGAACGTCACGCCGGCCTTGTGCAGGGCGCAGTCCATCAGCACCTGGTCGAACGCGCGGTTGAGGAACGTCGCGTAGACCGCGACCACCGGGTGCAGGCCCATCGCCGCCATGCCGGCCGCCGAGGTGGCCGCGTGCTGCTCGGCGATGCCGACGTCGAAACAGCGGTCCGGGAACGCCTGGGCGAACGGCTCGAGCCCGGTCGGTCCGAGCATCGCGGCCGTGACGGCGACGACGTCGGGCCGGTCTCTTCCGGCGCGCACCAGCGCCTCGCTGAAGACGTCCGTCCACTCGCGCACCGGCTTGCCCGCGGGGGCGCCGGTGGCGGGATCGAACGGCCGCGGGCTGTGCATCTGGTCGGCCTCGTCGCGCAGGGCGGGGTCGTAGCCGAACCCCTTCTGCGTCAGGCAGTGCACCAGCACCGGCCCGCCGAACTTCTTCGCCTGCGTCAGCGCCTGCTCGACCTGCGCGCGGTCGTGCCCGTCGATGGGCCCGATGTACTTGAGCCCGAGATCCTCGAACATGCCCTGCGGCGCCAGCAGGTCCTTCAGGCCCTTCTTGACCCCGTGCAGCGCGTCGTAGAGGGGCTGGCCGACCAGCGCGGTGCGGCCGAGCGTCCGCTTGACGACGTCGAGCGCCTGTTCGTAGCGCGGGTCGGTGCGCAGCCCGGTCAGGTGGCGGGCCAGCCCGCCGACGGTCGGCGAGTACGAGCGGCCGTTGTCGTTGACGATGATGACGAGCGGCCGGCGGTCGGGGCCGGTCTGCGGCCCGCCGGCGATGTTGTTCAGCGCCTCCCAGGCCATGCCGCCGGTCAGCGCGCCGTCGCCGATGAACGCGACGACGGTGCGGTCGCGCTCGCCGCGCACCGCGAACGCCTTGGCCATGCCGTCGGCGTAGGACAGCGCCGTCGACGCATGCGAGTTCTCGACCCAGTCGTGCTCGCTCTCGGCCCGGCTCGGGTACCCGGACAGCCCGCCGGACTGCTTGAGCCGCGTGAAGTCTTGCCGGCCGGTGAGCATCTTGTGCACGTAGGCCTGGTGGCCGGTGTCGAAGACGATGGGGTCGCGCGGGGAGTCGAACACCCGGTGCGCCGCGATGGTCAGCTCGACGACGCCGAGGTTCGGTCCGAGGTGGCCGCCGTTGGAGGCGCAGGTCGCCACCAGCCGGTCGCGGATCTCCGCGGCCAGCGACTCGAGCTCGTCATCGGACAATGCCCGCAGGTCGCGGGGGTCCTTGATGCGGTCGAGAAGTCCCACGCGTGCTGCCTCCAAGTCGCGCCGGTGCTGACTGCCGAGTCTAGAGGGCGAACGACTCTCGATCACGTTCAGGTGTCGTTGTTGAGCGCGCGGCGCGCGGGCCACTACCCTTCCGCTGTGTCTCACGAGGAACGGGCGTGGGGGCCGGTCGCCCGACTGGGACGCCGAGCCACCGGAGCCATCATCGCCGGAGCCGGCACGCTGATGTGCGCGCTCAGCGCCTATCTGTCGTGGTACGGCGACCGCGCGCCATACGAACTGCCCATCCGGCACCTGGCCGAGACCGGCGCCCCCGGCGCGGCCAGCGGCTACTGGGCGTCGGTCGCGGCGCCGCTGGCGGTGGTCGGTGCGCTGGGCCTGCTCGGCGCGCTCGTGCGGTTCCGCTTCCTGCTGGTCCTGGCCTGGATGGTCGGGGTCGCGACGCTCGCCCTGTGGGGGCTGATGCGGGCCATCGGCAACGCGACCGACAACGCGCCGGCGGGCGTCGGGACGGGTGCCGGCGTGTGGCTGTGCGCGATCGGGCTGCTGGCGATCCTCGTCGGCGTCGTCGTCATGGGTCCACGCAAGGAAGAGGTCGACGCCCCGCTGCGGATGTTCGGCGACGACAGCTGACCCCGTCCCGCCGGCTGGGTCGTGGCAGCGCCGACGCCGGGTGCGTCTCGGCAGTGAGGCGCTCTGCCGTGCGCGGTGCCGGTGCGCGTGGCACAGTGGAACTGCGGCCGGTGCCGCCCGGCGCAAGGCCGTGAACGAGTCGTCTGGACCCTCGATGAGGAGGCGATCCACATGACCACACGCCAACGTGCCTCCGGCGCGGTCGTCGCCGTGGTCGGCGCCCTGGGCGTCACCGCCAGCAGCTACCTCGACTGGTACGACGGTCGCGACGCGACCGACATCCCACTCGAGCGGCTCTTCCAGACCGACGCCGTCGGCCTGCCGTCGTCCTACTGGAACTCGATGGCGCTGGCGCTCGCGGTGGTCGGCCTGCTGGGCGTGCTCGGTGCGCTGCTGCTGTCACGGTTCGTCCTCCTCCTGGGCTGGCTGATCGGCGCGGCGACCCTGGCGCTCTGGATCGTGATGTCCGTCAACGACAACTCCCTCTCCTTCTCGGCCGGCGACCTCCAGGCCGGCGCCTGGCTCTGCGGCGTCGCGCTGCTGGTCCTGCTCGTCGGGATCATCGGCACGGGCCGCTCCCAGCGCTCCGACGACGAGACGCCCACCCGCGCCGAACCCGTCCCACCCCCAGAACCCTGACGTCGCATCCCGGGTGTGGCGCGCGTCCCGGCCCCACGTCGCCTCCTGGTCCCACGGAACGTCCTGGTCTCACGTCACGCTGTGGAGGCAATTCCGGCCGAAACACGTCACGGCAGACCAGGACGTGACGTCAGACCATGAGGCGGGAGCCTGGACCAGCCCCTCGAGTCCACTGGACAGGCTCCGGGCGCACCGGGCAACGCTCGATCGCCGCAGCGAACCTTGCCGCCAGCCGCTTTCGGTCGTGCCGCGCCTGTTCCCAGCCGTACCGCACCACCTCCAACCCCAGCTCGCGAAGACGCCATTCACGTTCTCGCTGATCAGCGACGACTCGACCCGCATCCAGGCGGTTGTCGTACTTGAGCGAACCATCGGCTTCGAACACCAGCCAGCGGTCCGGCAGCAGGTGATCGACCCGGTAGCGTCTCTCGCCTGTGTCAATCCAGGCGTTCGACATCGGCACCGGCAGGTCGTGCGCGATGAACGCCAGCCGCCCCAGCGACTCCAGTGCACTCTCCGCGTAGGCATCGGCGTGCTCGATCACCCAGGCGGCTTCCCGGCTGCCGCGCCAACCCGATTGGACGCCGAGCACCCCTCGTAGGTCGGCGACGGTGACGCCCGACGACAGCGCCGCGTCAGCCACGACGATCGCGTCCGCACGCGGCGCTACCCGGGCGACGTCGACCACCGTCCGAGGTAGCGAGGTCAGCCGGCAACGATCCTGGTAGCGGCACTGGTTCGGCGGCAGCGCAGCCACGCGTACGGTCCCGTACCGGCTGTTCACCGCCGAGCCGGCGCCGTCCGCCAGACACACCACGGGCCGGGCGGGCGGCGCGTTGATAGGCGGCAGCCCGTACAGGGCCGCCGCGGACCAACCGGCCGCGAACGCTCGAGTGCCGCAGGCGAGCGTGAACGCCCGAGACCGCAGGCCGAACGCGGCCCACTCGTCGGCGTCGCGATAGGTCGATGCGCACGCGTACACACCGCGGGCGAGCCGTACCAGGAGCCCGGCCTGCGCCAGACGCGTCAACCGTGGCCTGGTGATGCCCCGCAGCCGCGCTTCGGCGACGCTGAAGACGCCGCGGCCGGCGCGGAGGAGGCGGGTGATGTCGTCGGGTAGGGATCGCATGCCGACAAGATCAACACGACCGGCCGCTCGCCGCCACCGCCGATCCCGGAAATGTGGACAACGCGGCGCCGCCGGGCGGCCTGTGGAGAACAGACCGCCCGGCGGCGGCGTACGAATCTCAGAGCAGGCTGCGCAGCACGTACTGCATGATGCCGCCGTGGCGGTAGTAGTCCGCCTCCCCCGGCGTGTCGATGCGCACCACCGCGTCGAACTCGACGTCATCCGCGCGCACACGCACCGTCGCCGGCGTCTCGCCGTCGTTCAGCGCCGTCACCCCGGTGACCTCGAACGTCTCCTCGCCGGTCAGCCCCAGCGACTCCGCGTTCGAGCCCTCCGGGAACTGCAGCGGCAGGACGCCCATGCCGATGAGGTTGGACCGGTGGATGCGCTCGTAGGACTCCGCGATGACCGCGCGCACGCCCAGCAGCGCCGTCCCCTTCGCCGCCCAGTCGCGCGACGAGCCGGAGCCGTACTCCTTGCCGGCCAGGATCACCAAGGGCACCCCGGCAGACGCGTACGCCACCGACGCGTCGTAGATCGTCGTCACGGGCGCGTCGGCCGCCGTGAAGTCCCTGGTGAAGCCGCCTTCCGTCCCCGGCGCGATCTGGTTGCGCAGCCGGATGTTGGCGAACGTCCCGCGGATCATCACCTCGTGGTTGCCGCGACGGGAGCCATAGGAGTTGAAATCGCGCCGCTGCACCCCGTGCGACGACAGGTAGTGCCCCGCCGGCGAGTCGGCCTTGATGGCGCCGGCCGGGCTGATGTGGTCTGTTGTCACCGAGTCGCCCAGCTTGGCCAGCACCCGCGCGCCCGCGATGTCACCCACCGGCGACGGCTCGACGCCCATGCCGTCGAAGTAGGGAGGCTTGCGGACGTACGTCGACGAGGCGTCCCAGGCGAACGTGTTGCCCGACGGCGTCGGCAGCGACTGCCACTGCTGGTCGCCGGCGAACACGTCGGCGTAGTCGCGGGTGAACATCTCGCTGGCGATGGCCGACTCGACGACCGTCTCGATCTCCGCCGGCGACGGCCACAGGTCGCGCAGGTAGACGGGCTCGCCGTCGCTGCCCACCCCGAGCGGCTCGGTCGTGATGTCGATGTCCATGCTGCCGGCCAGCGCATACGCGACGACCAGCGGCGGCGACGCCAGGTAGTTCATCTTGACGTCGGGGTTGATGCGGCCCTCGAAGTTGCGGTTGCCGGAGAGCACGGAGACGACGGCGAGGTCGTTCTCGTCGACGGCGGCCGACACCGCCTCCGGCAGCGGGCCGGAGTTGCCGATGCACGTCGTGCAGCCGTATCCGACCAGGTGGAAGCCCAGCTTCTCGAGGTACGGCGTCAGGCCGGCGCGCTCGTAGTAGTCCATGACGACCTTCGACCCGGGCGCGAGCGTCGTCTTCACCCACGGCTTGCGGTTCAGGCCGCGCTCGACCGCGTTCTTGGCCAGCAGCGCCGCCCCGATCATCACCGACGGGTTCGACGTGTTCGTGCAGGACGTGATGGCCGCGATGACGACGGCGCCGTGGTCGATCTCGCACTCGGTGCCGTCGTCGAGCGTCACCTTGATGGGCGCGGACGGCCGGCCCTCGGCGGTGACGGCCGCGGACACCA is from Jiangella alkaliphila and encodes:
- the acnA gene encoding aconitate hydratase AcnA, with the translated sequence MCGNATDARGWGSNVTSKDSFGAKGTLQVGDASYEVYRLAAAGDVSRLPYSLKILLENLLRTEDGANITADHVRAVVGWDANAQPNTEIQFTPARVVMQDFTGVPCVVDLATMREAMSDLGGDAAKINPLAPAELVIDHSVIADVFGAPDAFVRNVELEYGRNKERYQFLRWGQGAFDDFKVVPPGTGIVHQVNIEHLARTVYTKTVGDTTVAYPDTCVGTDSHTTMVNGLGVVGWGVGGIEAEAAMLGQPVSMLIPRVVGFKLHGSLPDGATATDLVLTITEQLRKHGVVGKFVEFYGPGVAAVPLANRATIGNMSPEYGSTIAVFPIDDETVRYLRLTGRTDEQVALVEAYAKEQGLWHDAAHEPTFSEYLELDLGTVVPSIAGPKRPQDRVSLTDGKTAFRTSLRDYVAHDEGPHTALDEAVEESFPASDPASVHPNGGEAEEPRVVSAAVTAEGRPSAPIKVTLDDGTECEIDHGAVVIAAITSCTNTSNPSVMIGAALLAKNAVERGLNRKPWVKTTLAPGSKVVMDYYERAGLTPYLEKLGFHLVGYGCTTCIGNSGPLPEAVSAAVDENDLAVVSVLSGNRNFEGRINPDVKMNYLASPPLVVAYALAGSMDIDITTEPLGVGSDGEPVYLRDLWPSPAEIETVVESAIASEMFTRDYADVFAGDQQWQSLPTPSGNTFAWDASSTYVRKPPYFDGMGVEPSPVGDIAGARVLAKLGDSVTTDHISPAGAIKADSPAGHYLSSHGVQRRDFNSYGSRRGNHEVMIRGTFANIRLRNQIAPGTEGGFTRDFTAADAPVTTIYDASVAYASAGVPLVILAGKEYGSGSSRDWAAKGTALLGVRAVIAESYERIHRSNLIGMGVLPLQFPEGSNAESLGLTGEETFEVTGVTALNDGETPATVRVRADDVEFDAVVRIDTPGEADYYRHGGIMQYVLRSLL
- a CDS encoding AI-2E family transporter, yielding MTINPPGRRPDPDWLRPESIIALRLLIIGVAIAAAMWLVLQVQFIATAVVLGFAEVALLWPLARWLRSKRVPAVLAALMCVLLFLAFFAGLLVFVVTEVVDSWPRMVDAITGSVSEINRWLEDGPFGMDTQNVQDLLDELESRLGDVLGDVTSAAVGGLSLVGNFVTVILIATFFAIFALTSGDKLWKQFVAALAPTHRDPADAAFRASMRTAGNWFYASTLTGLVDGVLIGVGLLILDVPLAVPIGALTFIMAYIPLVGATLAGAVAVLVALFSGGFTTSLWALGIVVVVQQIEGNILSPLLMSRALNFHPVVTLILTTAAAAAFGLVGLFLAVPVSGAIAAAVLAWRRVTRARELAESGEPPGEDGQPPPVDATAPPSADPPSPLGSPSR
- a CDS encoding SigE family RNA polymerase sigma factor: MSTPPFEEWAHRAGPGLRRIAGLLCDHAADADDLVQETLVKVYLRWSRISRLESPDGYVRTMLVNQHVSMRRSQSRDRRGRRWPGAPAAVEDRVPRVVDRSALAGALAELGARQRAVVVLRYYCDLSDEQIADALGCSPKTVRSQASRALARLRTTAAVEELG
- a CDS encoding type IV toxin-antitoxin system AbiEi family antitoxin domain-containing protein translates to MRSLPDDITRLLRAGRGVFSVAEARLRGITRPRLTRLAQAGLLVRLARGVYACASTYRDADEWAAFGLRSRAFTLACGTRAFAAGWSAAALYGLPPINAPPARPVVCLADGAGSAVNSRYGTVRVAALPPNQCRYQDRCRLTSLPRTVVDVARVAPRADAIVVADAALSSGVTVADLRGVLGVQSGWRGSREAAWVIEHADAYAESALESLGRLAFIAHDLPVPMSNAWIDTGERRYRVDHLLPDRWLVFEADGSLKYDNRLDAGRVVADQREREWRLRELGLEVVRYGWEQARHDRKRLAARFAAAIERCPVRPEPVQWTRGAGPGSRLMV
- the dxs gene encoding 1-deoxy-D-xylulose-5-phosphate synthase codes for the protein MGLLDRIKDPRDLRALSDDELESLAAEIRDRLVATCASNGGHLGPNLGVVELTIAAHRVFDSPRDPIVFDTGHQAYVHKMLTGRQDFTRLKQSGGLSGYPSRAESEHDWVENSHASTALSYADGMAKAFAVRGERDRTVVAFIGDGALTGGMAWEALNNIAGGPQTGPDRRPLVIIVNDNGRSYSPTVGGLARHLTGLRTDPRYEQALDVVKRTLGRTALVGQPLYDALHGVKKGLKDLLAPQGMFEDLGLKYIGPIDGHDRAQVEQALTQAKKFGGPVLVHCLTQKGFGYDPALRDEADQMHSPRPFDPATGAPAGKPVREWTDVFSEALVRAGRDRPDVVAVTAAMLGPTGLEPFAQAFPDRCFDVGIAEQHAATSAAGMAAMGLHPVVAVYATFLNRAFDQVLMDCALHKAGVTFVLDRAGVTGNDGPSHNGMWDMSILQVVPGLRLAAPRDGEQLAELFAEALDVDDAPTVVRFSKGAVGPDVPALERIGTVDVLARAETRDVLLVAVGAMGKVGVDTAQRLQAQGVGVTVVDPRWVKPLDAALVELARQHRLVVTIEDNGRVGGVGSVLAQLLRDAGVAVPVHDHGLPQRFLDHAKRDEILAAAGLTAQDLAREVSGLVAALDSTPHDRTTTV